Proteins co-encoded in one Candidatus Angelobacter sp. genomic window:
- a CDS encoding ABC transporter ATP-binding protein, with the protein RVAIARALVTDPGLVVADEPTGNLDSQSAQEVMAILQSLSRSGSKTVIMVTHDPKAAAFGSRSIHLEKGELVDGGSGVGAQPLEHTLRQ; encoded by the coding sequence CGTGTTGCCATCGCGCGGGCGCTCGTCACGGACCCGGGCCTCGTCGTCGCGGACGAACCGACCGGCAATCTGGACTCTCAGTCGGCGCAGGAGGTCATGGCCATATTGCAGTCGCTCAGCCGCAGCGGGAGCAAGACGGTCATCATGGTGACTCACGATCCCAAGGCGGCCGCGTTCGGGTCTCGCTCCATTCATCTGGAAAAGGGCGAACTGGTGGATGGCGGGAGCGGGGTGGGGGCGCAGCCCCTCGAACACACGCTCCGGCAATGA